The following are from one region of the Sulfitobacter pontiacus genome:
- a CDS encoding Hint domain-containing protein, with the protein MAAINGTTGTDTLQGTAEDDRIDAGAGDDRVSGEGGDDRIDGGAGDDLLYGDAGVGTAPGNDASPINLSSGNAYRGTENNAEPGDSAIYLNVATLEDGRSVVGRLVLVSTTNDDMPIDLTGGNGSEILLNSGRGGSSRFEGETATFRLEFYDRETLQPIALNATATFNDLDRNNPGDQESVTLDTNSFTSFATSDDTSLNVTNADGTVTAAGTEANSPDDQDAWFSGQFENREFIEFTLETRSTQSGFTLSGDLIDDAVVTPIEAGNDTIQGGEGDDTIFGQGGNDSLDGGEGDDQIEGGDGQDTITSGGGDDRAEGGQGSDLFNFTSGGDHTIVGGEDADGTDVDVLNLSGLDRSQYTLTKTGPESGTIEFRDADGNVTGTTTYSEIEEVVICFTPGTTIATRRGEIPVQQIKVGDLVVTRDNGLQPVRWVGRRNLGRDNLLRTPGFNPVRIKAGAFGEGVPQRDMMVSPNHRMLVASETAEVMFSEREVLVAAKHLVGLDGVDTVTPDKVSYIHMLFDNHEVVFADGTWAESFQPGAHSMAGIQSEQRSEILSLFPELDAADGMSNFVAARRSLRAHEAQLLVSASAA; encoded by the coding sequence ATGGCAGCGATCAACGGCACGACGGGGACAGACACCCTTCAAGGGACGGCAGAAGACGATCGGATTGATGCCGGCGCAGGGGACGACCGCGTGTCCGGCGAAGGCGGCGACGATCGGATCGACGGTGGCGCGGGCGATGACCTGCTGTATGGCGATGCAGGCGTCGGTACGGCACCGGGCAACGACGCTTCGCCTATCAACCTGTCATCGGGCAATGCATACCGAGGCACCGAAAACAACGCCGAGCCGGGCGATTCTGCGATCTACCTAAATGTCGCCACGCTAGAAGACGGTCGGTCGGTTGTTGGCCGACTCGTACTGGTCAGCACAACAAACGACGATATGCCAATCGACCTTACAGGCGGCAACGGTTCCGAAATACTGCTTAATTCAGGTCGCGGTGGTAGCTCACGCTTCGAGGGTGAAACAGCAACGTTTAGGCTCGAATTTTACGATCGCGAAACACTCCAGCCTATCGCCCTGAACGCGACAGCAACCTTCAACGATCTCGATCGCAACAACCCCGGCGATCAGGAATCCGTGACGCTGGACACCAACAGCTTCACCTCCTTCGCGACCAGCGATGACACGTCGTTGAATGTCACCAATGCCGATGGCACCGTGACCGCAGCGGGGACCGAGGCGAACTCCCCCGACGATCAGGATGCGTGGTTCTCGGGCCAGTTCGAGAACCGCGAGTTCATCGAGTTCACGCTTGAAACCCGTTCCACACAGTCGGGCTTCACCCTCTCGGGCGACCTGATTGACGACGCCGTTGTGACCCCGATCGAAGCGGGCAATGACACCATTCAGGGCGGCGAAGGCGACGACACGATCTTTGGTCAGGGCGGAAACGACAGCCTTGACGGTGGCGAAGGCGACGATCAGATCGAAGGCGGCGACGGGCAGGATACCATCACCTCGGGCGGCGGCGATGACCGCGCCGAAGGTGGGCAAGGCTCCGACCTGTTCAACTTTACCTCGGGCGGTGATCACACCATCGTAGGCGGCGAAGATGCCGACGGAACAGATGTCGACGTTCTGAACCTCAGCGGGCTGGATCGGTCGCAGTACACGCTGACCAAAACGGGCCCTGAATCCGGCACCATCGAATTCCGCGATGCCGACGGCAACGTGACCGGCACCACAACCTATTCCGAGATCGAAGAGGTCGTGATCTGCTTCACCCCCGGCACCACCATTGCCACGCGACGCGGCGAGATCCCGGTGCAGCAGATCAAGGTCGGCGATCTGGTCGTCACCCGTGACAACGGCCTGCAGCCGGTTCGCTGGGTGGGTCGCCGCAATCTGGGGCGCGACAACCTGCTGCGCACCCCCGGCTTCAACCCCGTTCGGATCAAGGCCGGTGCCTTTGGCGAAGGCGTGCCGCAGCGCGATATGATGGTCAGCCCGAACCACCGCATGCTTGTCGCCTCTGAGACGGCCGAGGTGATGTTCAGCGAACGCGAAGTTCTGGTCGCGGCGAAACATCTGGTCGGGCTCGATGGGGTCGACACTGTCACGCCGGACAAGGTCAGCTACATCCACATGCTGTTTGACAACCACGAAGTCGTGTTTGCGGACGGGACATGGGCCGAAAGCTTCCAGCCGGGGGCACATTCGATGGCCGGCATCCAGTCCGAACAGCGCAGCGAGATCCTGTCGCTGTTCCCCGAACTCGATGCGGCTGACGGCATGTCCAACTTTGTCGCCGCGCGCCGGTCCCTGCGCGCGCATGAGGCGCAACTGCTGGTATCCGCCAGCGCCGCGTAA
- a CDS encoding helix-turn-helix transcriptional regulator, protein MSLEKLIDLAGAAKAGTGDVAFWDSCTQTFADLGVTGIGYGIIPYASDATVRGFTQAGFFRHTYPQDWVTAVEEQALVDDDISVELIANGTKEVLWNDASLLDHATEPQQMQSELENDIGMQFGASFALNRTPAGQAISGIGLWVSEIRSDREFDLYWQEHRSALRRLSFAMDEGIRRDHMSVLVNLTPRERDCLSYLAIGLRPAEICWTLKISEKTFEKHIKGAKEKLRASTRDHAVAKSLVLGLIQP, encoded by the coding sequence ATGTCATTGGAAAAGCTGATAGATTTGGCAGGTGCCGCGAAAGCGGGCACGGGCGATGTTGCGTTTTGGGACAGCTGCACCCAAACCTTCGCCGATCTGGGCGTCACCGGCATCGGCTATGGCATCATCCCTTACGCCAGTGACGCGACCGTGCGCGGGTTTACCCAAGCCGGTTTCTTTCGCCACACCTACCCCCAAGACTGGGTCACCGCGGTCGAGGAACAGGCGCTGGTGGATGACGATATCTCGGTCGAGTTGATCGCCAATGGTACGAAAGAGGTGCTGTGGAATGACGCCAGCCTGCTGGACCACGCGACCGAGCCGCAACAGATGCAATCCGAGCTTGAGAATGACATCGGCATGCAGTTCGGTGCGTCTTTCGCGCTGAACCGCACGCCCGCGGGTCAGGCCATCTCCGGCATCGGTCTTTGGGTGAGCGAGATACGCAGCGACCGCGAATTCGATCTTTACTGGCAAGAGCATCGCAGCGCGTTACGACGTTTGTCCTTTGCGATGGATGAAGGCATCCGCCGCGATCACATGAGCGTGCTGGTCAACCTCACCCCGCGCGAGCGTGACTGCCTCAGCTATCTTGCCATCGGTCTGCGCCCGGCCGAGATCTGCTGGACCCTCAAGATCAGCGAAAAAACCTTCGAGAAACACATCAAGGGCGCGAAAGAAAAGCTGCGGGCCAGCACACGCGATCATGCGGTCGCCAAATCACTGGTTTTAGGGCTAATCCAACCGTAG